In the Devosia sp. SL43 genome, one interval contains:
- the recA gene encoding recombinase RecA: MANAPLRVVEGGSMDKDKALAAALSQIERNFGKGSIMRLGEASSIEVESISTGSLGLDIALGIGGLPKGRIVEIFGPESSGKTTLALHVIAEAQKAGGICAFVDAEHALDPIYARKLGVSVDDLLISQPDAGEQALEITDTLVRSGAIDVLVVDSVAALTPRAELEGEMGDSLPGLQARLMSQAMRKLTSSISKSKCLVIFINQIRMKIGVMYGSPETTTGGNALKFYASVRLDIRRIGAIKDREEIVGNQTRVKVVKNKLAPPFRQVEFDIMYGEGISKTGELLDLGVKSGVVEKSGAWFSYDSQRMGQGRENARQFLKDNPAAAATIEQGVRESSGLLGEVLLVAGGDDDAGSDDE; encoded by the coding sequence ATGGCTAACGCGCCGCTTCGTGTAGTTGAAGGTGGATCGATGGATAAGGACAAGGCACTTGCCGCGGCGCTCAGCCAGATCGAGCGCAATTTCGGCAAGGGCTCGATCATGCGCCTTGGCGAGGCATCGTCCATCGAAGTCGAGTCGATCTCGACCGGCTCGCTTGGTCTCGATATCGCGTTGGGCATTGGCGGGCTGCCCAAGGGGCGTATCGTCGAAATCTTCGGGCCGGAAAGCTCGGGCAAGACCACCTTGGCGCTGCATGTGATTGCCGAGGCCCAGAAGGCTGGCGGCATCTGCGCCTTCGTCGACGCCGAACATGCCCTCGACCCCATCTATGCCCGCAAGCTCGGCGTCAGCGTCGATGACCTGCTGATCTCGCAGCCTGATGCCGGCGAACAGGCCCTCGAAATCACCGATACTCTGGTCCGCTCCGGCGCCATTGACGTTCTGGTGGTTGATTCGGTGGCGGCACTGACGCCTCGCGCCGAGCTGGAAGGCGAGATGGGCGACTCACTGCCGGGCCTGCAGGCCCGCCTGATGAGCCAGGCCATGCGCAAGCTGACTTCGTCCATCTCCAAGTCCAAGTGCCTGGTCATCTTCATCAACCAGATCCGTATGAAGATCGGCGTGATGTATGGCTCGCCCGAGACCACGACCGGCGGTAACGCGCTCAAGTTCTATGCCTCGGTTCGCCTCGATATCCGTCGCATCGGCGCCATCAAGGATCGCGAAGAGATCGTTGGCAACCAGACCCGCGTGAAGGTGGTCAAGAACAAGCTGGCTCCGCCGTTCCGCCAAGTCGAATTCGACATCATGTATGGCGAGGGTATTTCCAAGACCGGCGAGCTTCTCGATCTGGGCGTCAAGTCCGGTGTCGTCGAGAAGTCAGGCGCCTGGTTCTCCTACGATAGCCAGCGCATGGGGCAGGGCCGCGAGAACGCTCGCCAGTTCCTCAAGGACAATCCGGCGGCTGCAGCAACCATTGAGCAGGGGGTGCGCGAAAGCTCGGGCCTCCTCGGCGAAGTGCTGCTGGTGGCAGGCGGCGATGACGACGCTGGTAGCGACGACGAATAA
- the araD1 gene encoding AraD1 family protein, with the protein MNLIQFFDTNGERAVAAVEGGTARKVNGATSVYQLATAAAAGNGGLAALIASHGLGETVDRAAILADGRMLTPIDHPDPAHLYVTGTGLTHLGSAATRDAMHKSAGTKVEENLTDSMKMFRMGVEGGKPAAGQKGVQPEWFYKGNGYSVINPGQAIPSPSFALDAGEEPEIAGIYVIDQNGQPRRLGFALANEFSDHVTERVNYLFLAHSKLRACSFGPELRVGDLPNHIEGMSRIWRDGKVLWEKPFLSGENNMSHTIANLEYHHFKYDLFRNPGDVHVHCFGTATLSFADGISTKPGDAFEIEEAQFGAALRNPIQVQSEHPIVVGNLY; encoded by the coding sequence ATGAATCTCATCCAATTCTTCGACACCAACGGTGAACGCGCGGTTGCGGCTGTCGAAGGCGGCACCGCCCGCAAGGTCAACGGCGCGACCAGCGTTTATCAGCTGGCAACCGCAGCGGCTGCCGGCAATGGCGGGCTGGCCGCCTTGATCGCATCGCATGGCCTGGGCGAGACGGTCGATCGCGCCGCCATCCTGGCCGATGGCCGCATGCTGACGCCAATCGATCATCCCGATCCCGCTCACCTCTATGTCACCGGCACCGGCCTGACCCATCTCGGGTCCGCCGCGACGCGCGACGCCATGCACAAATCGGCCGGAACGAAGGTCGAGGAAAACCTGACCGATTCCATGAAGATGTTCCGGATGGGCGTCGAGGGCGGCAAGCCGGCGGCTGGCCAGAAGGGCGTGCAGCCGGAATGGTTCTACAAGGGCAACGGCTATTCGGTGATCAATCCGGGCCAGGCCATTCCCTCGCCAAGCTTCGCGCTGGATGCGGGCGAGGAGCCCGAGATCGCCGGCATCTATGTGATCGACCAGAACGGCCAGCCACGCCGGCTTGGCTTTGCGCTGGCCAACGAGTTCTCCGACCATGTGACCGAGCGGGTGAATTACCTGTTCCTCGCCCATTCCAAACTGCGCGCCTGCTCGTTCGGGCCGGAGCTGCGCGTCGGCGATCTGCCCAACCATATCGAGGGCATGTCGCGCATCTGGCGCGACGGCAAGGTGCTGTGGGAAAAGCCGTTCCTCAGCGGCGAGAACAATATGAGCCACACCATCGCCAACCTCGAATATCACCACTTCAAGTACGACCTGTTCCGCAATCCGGGCGACGTGCACGTCCACTGCTTCGGCACGGCGACCCTCAGCTTTGCCGACGGCATCAGCACCAAGCCGGGTGACGCATTCGAGATCGAAGAAGCCCAGTTCGGCGCAGCTTTGCGCAATCCGATCCAGGTGCAATCCGAGCATCCGATAGTCGTAGGCAACCTCTATTAG
- a CDS encoding aldo/keto reductase, which produces MTARTFEKRRVGQTALEVTTLGLGGASLAGIFSAVPADQARATVHHALDAGINYVDTAPQYGLGRSEHLVGDVLRERRIDAVLSTKVGRLLAPVVDGQQDKGAWVDPLPFNQVYDYSYDGVMRSFEDSLQRLGLASVDIVYVHDIGVATHGVEGNRPLWKQLETGGYKALRELRDGGVIKAIGLGVNEWEVLMDAFALGDWDVFLLAGRYTLLEQTSLDPFMTTCIKRGASVVVGGPFNSGILVGGDKFNYAKAPEAIVAKVKAIDAVCQEFGVPLPAAALQFPLTHPAVCNVLPGPRSPAELDGILDWWDVSIPGELWTTLAAKGLLAPGTPIPGGTA; this is translated from the coding sequence ATGACGGCTCGTACATTCGAAAAACGCCGCGTTGGACAGACCGCGCTTGAGGTCACCACGCTGGGGCTGGGCGGCGCATCGCTGGCCGGTATTTTCAGCGCCGTTCCGGCCGATCAGGCCCGGGCCACTGTACATCACGCCCTTGATGCGGGGATAAACTACGTCGACACGGCACCCCAATATGGGCTGGGCCGGTCTGAGCACCTCGTTGGCGACGTGTTGCGCGAGCGTCGCATCGATGCCGTGCTTTCCACCAAGGTCGGCCGCCTCCTGGCTCCCGTGGTTGACGGACAACAGGACAAGGGCGCCTGGGTCGATCCCCTGCCCTTCAATCAGGTCTATGACTATTCCTACGATGGCGTGATGCGCTCGTTCGAGGACAGCCTGCAGCGGCTGGGGCTGGCCAGCGTCGACATCGTCTATGTGCACGATATCGGCGTTGCCACCCATGGCGTGGAAGGCAACAGGCCGCTGTGGAAGCAGCTCGAGACCGGCGGCTACAAGGCACTGCGCGAATTGCGTGACGGCGGAGTCATCAAGGCCATCGGCCTGGGCGTCAACGAGTGGGAAGTGCTGATGGACGCCTTCGCGCTGGGCGACTGGGACGTCTTCCTGCTGGCCGGGCGCTATACGCTGCTGGAGCAGACCTCGCTCGATCCGTTCATGACCACTTGCATCAAGCGCGGCGCGTCCGTGGTGGTCGGCGGCCCGTTCAATTCCGGCATTCTGGTTGGTGGCGACAAGTTCAACTATGCCAAGGCACCCGAGGCGATCGTTGCCAAGGTCAAGGCGATCGACGCGGTCTGCCAGGAGTTCGGCGTGCCTCTGCCGGCCGCAGCCCTGCAGTTCCCGCTGACCCACCCGGCGGTTTGCAACGTCTTGCCCGGACCGCGCTCGCCCGCAGAACTCGACGGCATTCTCGATTGGTGGGATGTAAGCATCCCCGGCGAGTTGTGGACGACTTTGGCCGCCAAGGGCCTGCTGGCACCCGGCACGCCGATTCCCGGTGGCACGGCTTGA
- a CDS encoding ArsR/SmtB family transcription factor has product MPAPASLDATFQALSDPTRRAILARLAQGEASVMDLAEPFAMSQPAISKHLKVLENAGLISRGRDAQRRPCKLEAGPLAEATGWLIEYRKYWETQFGQLDDLLAELKKLEAMAGKN; this is encoded by the coding sequence ATGCCTGCGCCTGCCAGCCTCGACGCCACCTTTCAAGCCCTCTCCGACCCCACGCGGCGCGCCATCCTGGCGCGTCTGGCGCAGGGCGAGGCGTCGGTGATGGATCTGGCTGAACCTTTCGCCATGAGCCAGCCCGCCATATCCAAGCACTTGAAAGTGCTGGAGAATGCCGGATTGATCTCACGGGGCCGCGACGCCCAGCGCCGGCCATGCAAGCTTGAGGCCGGGCCTTTGGCAGAGGCGACGGGGTGGCTGATCGAGTACCGGAAATACTGGGAAACGCAGTTCGGGCAGCTGGATGATCTGCTCGCCGAGCTGAAAAAACTCGAAGCGATGGCTGGCAAGAACTGA
- a CDS encoding SRPBCC family protein, whose protein sequence is MAFGGPLTITTPTDTQVVITRQFDAPRHLVFACYTQPALIRRWLNGAEGWIMTECEFEARVGGKYRYVWKAPSGYVMAMGGVIREIEPVERVVSAEIFEDDWTGGETISRLELEEMAEQTTLINTITYSSKEARDGALSTPMADGMEFGFKKLDVVLTEIVQE, encoded by the coding sequence ATGGCTTTTGGCGGACCGCTGACCATCACCACGCCGACTGATACGCAGGTCGTCATCACCAGGCAATTCGATGCGCCGCGGCATCTGGTTTTCGCCTGTTACACCCAGCCGGCGCTGATCCGCCGGTGGCTCAATGGCGCCGAAGGCTGGATCATGACCGAGTGCGAATTCGAAGCCAGAGTGGGCGGCAAGTACCGCTATGTCTGGAAGGCGCCAAGTGGCTACGTTATGGCGATGGGTGGCGTCATCCGCGAGATCGAGCCGGTGGAGCGCGTAGTCAGCGCCGAAATCTTCGAAGACGACTGGACCGGCGGCGAGACGATCTCCCGGCTGGAGCTGGAAGAAATGGCCGAACAAACGACACTCATCAACACAATCACCTACTCGTCCAAGGAGGCGCGCGACGGTGCGCTGAGCACGCCGATGGCCGATGGCATGGAGTTTGGCTTCAAGAAGCTGGATGTCGTGCTCACCGAAATTGTTCAGGAGTAG
- a CDS encoding DUF2237 family protein gives MNEQGRFHGPSEFNVLGEALQPCSSDPLTGFFRTGYCAVGPDSAAVHLVCIEATDDFLAYSKSVGNDLSTPMPQYAFPGLVAGNRWCLVAARWLQAHQAGKAPRVFLRATNQAVLGLIPMGVLRGYALDLN, from the coding sequence TTGAACGAGCAGGGCCGGTTTCACGGACCGTCCGAGTTCAACGTTCTGGGCGAGGCTCTGCAGCCTTGCTCCAGCGATCCGCTGACCGGATTCTTCCGCACCGGCTATTGCGCCGTCGGCCCTGATAGCGCGGCGGTGCATCTGGTCTGCATCGAAGCGACTGACGACTTCCTCGCTTACTCGAAATCGGTCGGCAACGACCTGTCGACCCCCATGCCACAATACGCGTTTCCAGGTCTGGTGGCCGGCAACCGCTGGTGCCTCGTGGCGGCGCGATGGCTACAAGCCCACCAGGCCGGCAAGGCGCCGCGCGTGTTCCTGCGTGCCACCAATCAGGCCGTGCTCGGACTTATCCCCATGGGTGTCCTGCGGGGCTATGCTCTGGATCTGAACTGA
- the cckA gene encoding cell cycle histidine kinase CckA, with amino-acid sequence MASTPLGEDSYPDPLLANRGGSAGLWRVVVLGLVLIAVAVAFSLFSDRISPDLIMTFVGVLAVVGVFCLFGLAAGLFRFAGGEDRRTISNAVVDSLPFGAVVADRDGKISYVNSHYGSFTGAMTNGLPVGVPRLFAGQSEASEGIYRLSRAAKDGRAAIEDVRIVGGLGGSQANSGKAYWYRVGVRPLPESDEAKKPLVIWSVEDITRDRDSNESAFRDLQRAIDYLDHSPAGFFSADAHGRIQYLNSTLTDWLGYDLAEFNSGHLGLNDIVRGDGSHLLMGGRSDGEIRTEIIDIDLVRRNGTSLPVRLLHRAARLADGELGETRTLVLDKSNAPDTEEELRAAEVRFSRFFNDTPFAIATLDAEGRIIRTNAPFGRIFRWSGEEKSLEMQPLTELIGEGSRDKFGKALADAAAHRSEVEPVDALLSAEGDHAVRLYLSASEMSSGSPEQVNVYALDMTDQRKLEAQFAQSQKMQAVGQLAGGVAHDFNNLLTAIIGFSDLLLLKHKPGDPSFSELMQIKQNANRAAGLTRQLLAFSRRQTLRPQVLELPLIVDDLTVLLKRMIGEKNTLTVEHGRNIWPVRADVVQLEQVIINLVVNARDAMPNGGSITIRTSNVQQVEAAQMSFEGMVAADYVLIDVQDTGTGMSAEIIEKIFEPFFTTKELGKGTGLGLSTVYGIVKQTEGFIYPVSTVGVGTTFKIFLPRHVASATEVAAKVAAAAAPVRDLTGHERILLVDDEESVRAFSARALRTTGYEVFEADGGEEALEILEDQDFRIDLMISDVAMPEMDGPTLLKHVRETMPNLKVIFVSGYAEESVRRDIEDDQSVEFLPKPYSLDQINSKVKEVLQKLGKDEVN; translated from the coding sequence ATGGCATCGACGCCGCTCGGCGAGGACAGCTATCCAGACCCCTTGCTGGCCAACCGGGGCGGCAGCGCCGGGCTGTGGCGGGTCGTCGTCCTGGGCCTGGTTCTGATCGCCGTAGCCGTGGCGTTCTCGCTGTTCAGCGATCGTATTTCGCCCGATCTGATCATGACTTTTGTCGGCGTGCTGGCAGTGGTCGGCGTCTTCTGCTTGTTTGGCCTCGCGGCGGGCCTGTTCCGCTTCGCCGGGGGCGAAGACCGGCGCACCATCTCCAACGCGGTCGTCGACAGCCTGCCGTTCGGCGCCGTCGTGGCCGATCGCGATGGCAAGATTTCCTACGTCAATTCTCATTATGGCAGCTTCACCGGGGCGATGACCAATGGCCTGCCGGTCGGCGTGCCGCGCCTGTTTGCCGGTCAGTCCGAGGCCAGCGAAGGCATCTACCGCCTGTCGCGCGCCGCCAAGGACGGTCGCGCCGCCATCGAGGATGTCCGCATTGTCGGTGGTCTTGGCGGTTCGCAGGCCAATAGCGGCAAGGCCTACTGGTACCGCGTCGGCGTGCGCCCGCTGCCTGAATCCGACGAGGCCAAGAAGCCACTGGTCATCTGGTCCGTCGAAGACATCACCCGCGACCGCGACAGCAATGAAAGCGCCTTCCGCGACCTGCAGCGCGCCATCGACTATCTCGACCATTCGCCGGCCGGTTTCTTCTCGGCCGATGCGCATGGTCGCATCCAGTATCTCAACTCCACGCTGACCGACTGGCTGGGCTATGATTTGGCCGAGTTCAATTCCGGGCATCTCGGTCTCAACGATATTGTGCGCGGCGATGGCTCGCATCTGTTGATGGGCGGCCGCAGCGATGGCGAAATCCGCACCGAGATCATCGATATCGATCTCGTCCGTCGCAACGGTACCAGTCTGCCGGTCCGCCTGCTGCATCGCGCTGCCCGCCTTGCCGATGGCGAACTGGGCGAGACGCGGACGCTGGTGCTCGACAAGTCCAACGCCCCGGACACCGAGGAAGAGTTGCGCGCCGCCGAAGTCCGTTTCTCGCGCTTCTTCAACGACACCCCCTTTGCCATCGCGACGCTCGATGCTGAAGGCCGGATCATCCGCACCAATGCACCCTTCGGGCGCATCTTCCGCTGGTCCGGCGAGGAAAAGAGCCTCGAAATGCAGCCGCTGACGGAGCTGATCGGGGAGGGCAGCCGCGACAAGTTCGGCAAGGCCCTGGCCGATGCTGCGGCGCATCGCTCTGAAGTCGAGCCGGTCGATGCCCTGCTTAGCGCCGAGGGCGATCACGCCGTACGGCTCTACCTCTCTGCCTCGGAAATGAGTTCCGGCTCACCCGAGCAGGTCAATGTCTACGCCCTCGACATGACCGACCAGCGCAAGCTTGAAGCCCAGTTTGCCCAGAGCCAGAAGATGCAGGCCGTGGGCCAGCTCGCCGGTGGCGTGGCGCATGATTTCAACAACCTGCTGACCGCCATCATCGGATTCTCCGATCTGCTGCTGCTCAAGCACAAGCCGGGTGATCCCAGTTTCAGCGAGCTCATGCAGATCAAGCAGAACGCCAACCGCGCCGCCGGCCTCACCCGCCAGCTGCTGGCCTTCTCGCGCCGCCAGACCCTGCGTCCGCAGGTGCTGGAACTGCCGCTGATCGTCGACGACCTCACTGTGCTGCTCAAGCGCATGATCGGCGAGAAGAATACCCTGACGGTCGAGCACGGCCGCAACATATGGCCGGTCCGCGCCGACGTGGTGCAGCTCGAACAGGTCATCATCAACCTGGTCGTCAATGCCCGCGACGCCATGCCCAATGGTGGCTCGATCACCATTCGCACGTCCAATGTCCAGCAGGTCGAAGCGGCGCAGATGAGCTTCGAGGGCATGGTGGCGGCCGACTACGTGCTGATCGATGTGCAGGACACCGGCACCGGCATGAGCGCTGAGATTATCGAGAAGATTTTCGAGCCCTTCTTCACCACCAAAGAACTGGGGAAGGGCACCGGCCTGGGCCTTTCGACCGTCTATGGTATCGTCAAGCAGACCGAGGGCTTCATTTACCCGGTCTCGACTGTCGGGGTGGGCACCACCTTCAAGATATTCCTGCCGCGTCACGTGGCCAGCGCCACCGAAGTGGCGGCCAAGGTCGCGGCTGCTGCTGCGCCGGTCAGGGACCTGACGGGTCACGAGCGCATCCTGCTGGTCGATGACGAGGAAAGCGTGCGCGCTTTCTCCGCCCGCGCCCTGCGCACGACCGGCTACGAAGTGTTCGAGGCCGATGGCGGCGAAGAGGCTCTAGAAATTCTGGAAGATCAGGACTTCAGAATTGACCTGATGATTTCCGACGTCGCCATGCCGGAAATGGACGGGCCAACGCTGCTCAAGCATGTCCGCGAGACGATGCCCAATCTCAAGGTCATCTTCGTCTCCGGTTATGCCGAGGAAAGCGTGCGCCGCGATATCGAGGACGACCAGAGCGTCGAGTTCCTGCCCAAGCCCTATTCGCTCGACCAGATCAATTCCAAGGTCAAGGAAGTGCTGCAGAAGCTGGGCAAGGACGAGGTCAATTGA
- the flhB gene encoding flagellar biosynthesis protein FlhB: MSDEAPENDSKTEDPSQKKLEDAHKKGDVAKSQEVVTWFMLLGSAVIFAMMAPSTAANLMGSLKVLMMNADQFELGGAGFGAFFNGLALALLGTVLIPLAVLSSCAVAANLIQHRPLLSVEPITPKFSKISPLAGFKRMFSSESLVNFGKGLLKISVVGTVLFFVVWPERDRLDTMMTADPLIILADFQEIGIKIFTATLAIVTAIALADYIYVRQKWWKRQMMTLQETKDEYKQMEGDPHIKGKLRQLRQERSRKRMMSAVPDATVVITNPTHFAVALKYDRAMGAPQCVAKGADAVAFRIRELAKQHDVPIVENPPLARALFASVEVDDTIPNEHFKAVAEVIGFVMRLKKGPGWKSS, from the coding sequence ATGTCTGACGAAGCCCCCGAGAACGACTCAAAAACAGAAGACCCTTCTCAAAAGAAGCTCGAGGATGCGCACAAGAAGGGCGACGTCGCCAAGAGCCAGGAAGTGGTCACCTGGTTCATGCTGCTCGGCTCAGCCGTTATCTTCGCGATGATGGCGCCCTCGACTGCGGCGAACCTGATGGGGTCGCTCAAGGTGCTGATGATGAATGCCGACCAGTTCGAGCTGGGCGGAGCGGGCTTCGGAGCCTTCTTCAACGGTTTGGCATTGGCGCTGCTGGGCACGGTGCTGATCCCGCTGGCCGTCTTGTCGTCCTGCGCGGTTGCGGCCAACCTCATTCAGCACCGGCCATTGCTGTCCGTCGAACCGATCACCCCGAAATTCTCCAAGATTTCGCCGCTGGCGGGCTTCAAGCGCATGTTTTCCAGCGAATCCCTGGTCAATTTCGGCAAGGGCCTGCTCAAGATTTCCGTCGTGGGCACGGTGCTGTTCTTCGTGGTGTGGCCCGAGCGCGACCGGCTCGACACCATGATGACCGCCGATCCCCTGATCATCCTGGCCGACTTCCAGGAGATCGGCATCAAGATCTTCACGGCGACCCTGGCCATCGTCACGGCCATCGCTCTGGCCGACTACATCTACGTCCGCCAGAAGTGGTGGAAGCGGCAGATGATGACGCTGCAGGAGACCAAGGACGAATACAAGCAGATGGAAGGCGACCCCCATATCAAGGGGAAACTGCGCCAGTTGCGGCAGGAGCGCTCGCGCAAGCGCATGATGTCCGCCGTGCCCGATGCCACCGTAGTCATCACCAACCCGACCCACTTTGCCGTGGCGCTCAAATACGACCGTGCCATGGGCGCCCCGCAATGCGTCGCCAAGGGCGCCGACGCCGTGGCCTTCCGCATCCGCGAACTGGCCAAGCAGCACGACGTCCCGATCGTCGAAAACCCGCCGCTCGCGCGTGCGCTGTTCGCCAGCGTCGAGGTGGACGACACGATCCCCAACGAGCACTTCAAGGCGGTGGCCGAAGTCATCGGCTTCGTGATGCGGCTCAAGAAGGGGCCGGGCTGGAAGTCGAGCTAG
- the fliR gene encoding flagellar biosynthetic protein FliR, giving the protein MTIGLDWLPNTAFLYLLLFTRIGAILMLMPALGEDMIPARMRLSFALAFTLVVYPLLSPGMPAMPDDVIDIIGLIFHELAIGIILGAIARITVMATQVAGAIIAFQTGLSTAMAADPTQTGIQGAVFGSFLSFLGMVLIFATDLHHMALAATYDSYMVFPLDAPLMFDDAAQMAIRTVASAFTIGVQMSAPFIVFGLVFNLGAGILARLMPAMQVFFVLMPANIIVGLVLFALLLTMMMGWYLTGFENHLAMWRG; this is encoded by the coding sequence GTGACCATCGGCCTCGACTGGCTGCCCAATACGGCCTTTCTCTACCTGCTGCTGTTTACCCGCATCGGCGCCATCCTAATGCTCATGCCTGCCTTGGGCGAGGACATGATCCCGGCCCGCATGCGGCTGAGCTTCGCGCTGGCCTTCACGCTGGTCGTCTATCCGTTGCTGTCGCCCGGCATGCCCGCCATGCCCGACGATGTGATCGACATTATCGGGCTCATCTTTCACGAGCTGGCGATCGGCATCATCCTGGGCGCCATTGCCCGGATCACCGTGATGGCCACGCAGGTGGCCGGTGCGATCATCGCGTTTCAGACGGGCCTCTCCACCGCCATGGCCGCCGATCCGACGCAAACCGGTATCCAGGGCGCGGTGTTCGGCAGCTTTCTCAGCTTCCTGGGCATGGTGCTGATCTTCGCGACCGACCTGCACCACATGGCGCTGGCCGCAACCTATGACAGCTACATGGTGTTTCCCCTCGATGCGCCGCTGATGTTCGACGATGCGGCGCAGATGGCCATCAGAACGGTCGCCAGCGCCTTCACCATCGGTGTCCAGATGTCGGCGCCGTTTATCGTTTTCGGCCTGGTGTTCAACCTTGGCGCCGGCATCCTGGCCCGGTTGATGCCGGCCATGCAGGTGTTCTTCGTGCTGATGCCGGCCAATATCATCGTCGGACTGGTGCTGTTCGCGCTCCTGCTGACCATGATGATGGGCTGGTACCTCACCGGCTTTGAGAATCATCTCGCGATGTGGAGGGGCTAG
- the fliQ gene encoding flagellar biosynthesis protein FliQ, whose protein sequence is MTGAEVLDISSDGIWVLIIVSAPMMIVGLVVGVIIALFQALTQIQEQTLVFVPKIIAIFITMLITLPFLGATMGGYMNRVIDMIIVGG, encoded by the coding sequence ATGACCGGCGCCGAAGTTCTCGACATTTCCTCCGATGGCATCTGGGTGTTGATCATCGTATCGGCGCCGATGATGATCGTCGGCCTGGTCGTCGGCGTCATCATCGCGCTGTTCCAGGCGCTGACGCAGATTCAGGAACAGACCCTGGTCTTCGTTCCCAAGATCATCGCCATCTTCATCACCATGCTGATCACCCTGCCGTTCCTCGGCGCCACCATGGGCGGCTACATGAACCGCGTGATCGATATGATCATCGTGGGCGGATAG
- the fliE gene encoding flagellar hook-basal body complex protein FliE, with amino-acid sequence MAISTPFNAATAAYGNASRLINQAAKPNTDLLALANPQSGPNFADMLAQQVQGVVDTGKTSDAMAIDMVNGKANVVDMVTALSETEIAIESMVTVRDRVISAYEEIMRMPI; translated from the coding sequence ATGGCCATCAGTACACCGTTCAACGCCGCCACCGCCGCTTATGGCAATGCCAGCCGGCTGATCAACCAGGCCGCCAAGCCCAACACCGATCTGCTGGCGCTCGCCAATCCGCAAAGCGGTCCCAACTTCGCCGATATGCTGGCCCAGCAGGTGCAGGGTGTGGTCGATACCGGCAAGACCTCCGACGCCATGGCCATCGACATGGTCAACGGCAAGGCCAACGTGGTCGACATGGTCACCGCCCTCAGCGAAACCGAAATCGCCATCGAAAGCATGGTGACGGTGCGCGACCGCGTGATCTCGGCCTACGAAGAAATCATGCGGATGCCGATCTAG
- the flgC gene encoding flagellar basal body rod protein FlgC, with amino-acid sequence MDFSSSLRIAATGMHAQTARMRVIAENIANADSAGKAPGDEPYRRRVPTFETSFDADVGGNIVEVGNLAYDMSDFSTRYEPGHPAADATGYVQYPNVNPLIETMDMREAQRTYEANLNVVTVTRQMLGRTLDILRG; translated from the coding sequence ATGGACTTCAGTTCCTCGCTCCGCATCGCCGCCACGGGCATGCATGCCCAGACGGCCCGCATGCGCGTCATCGCCGAGAACATCGCCAATGCCGACTCGGCTGGCAAGGCGCCGGGCGACGAGCCGTATCGCCGCCGCGTGCCGACTTTCGAGACGTCCTTCGACGCCGATGTCGGCGGCAATATCGTCGAAGTCGGCAACCTGGCCTATGACATGAGCGACTTCAGCACCCGCTACGAGCCGGGTCACCCGGCGGCCGATGCCACCGGCTATGTGCAATATCCCAACGTCAATCCGCTGATCGAGACGATGGACATGCGCGAGGCCCAGCGCACCTACGAAGCCAACCTCAACGTCGTCACCGTGACGCGGCAGATGCTCGGGCGCACGCTCGACATCCTGCGCGGCTGA
- the flgB gene encoding flagellar basal body rod protein FlgB, with protein sequence MGLMNMPVFTALADKMRWHQTRQGLLAENVANAETPGYRGRDLAQYDFAQNNGAFSSATVTTTATQPTHFSVASSDSSAFGAQRMANFEITPEGNGVTLEDEMMKVTTNLMDYQAATGLYTKSIKILKTALGRQA encoded by the coding sequence ATGGGCCTCATGAATATGCCGGTTTTCACGGCGCTCGCAGACAAAATGCGCTGGCATCAGACTCGTCAAGGTCTGTTGGCCGAGAACGTCGCCAATGCGGAAACGCCGGGTTACCGCGGTCGCGACCTGGCGCAATACGATTTTGCCCAGAACAACGGCGCCTTTTCGTCGGCCACCGTCACCACCACGGCAACTCAGCCAACGCACTTCTCGGTGGCCAGCAGCGACAGCAGCGCCTTTGGCGCGCAGCGCATGGCCAATTTCGAGATCACGCCCGAGGGCAATGGCGTCACGCTCGAAGACGAGATGATGAAGGTCACCACCAACCTGATGGACTACCAGGCGGCCACGGGCCTCTACACCAAGTCGATCAAGATCCTCAAAACCGCGCTCGGCCGTCAGGCCTAG